The window TTGGTTAAGAAAAAAGGCCCCAGATTCACGAGGCCACCTCTGAGAGGTGTTGCATGTTGGACAGAGTGAGCTGAGCGTCCCGCGCCGGGTAGAACCGCCGGGAGCGAAGCCACAGCTTCCCAAACACGCCGGTGACCAGCAGCAAGACGACCAGCAGCCCCCCGAGGACAAAAGTCTCCACGTGAGGGTATCTGCCCGCATCTACATGGAACAGGACACAGGTGGAACCACGCTTTGCATATGAATTGCATACACTTATCTAGAATCTCTATAGTCTCTCAAAGCTTTAAAAGCTACAGCTCTGAGATCGAGAGGAAATAAACATACTCAGACTGGGCTTTTCACCGCCTAGTAGCCGTCTGATTGGTCCATAAGACACTGTATGGGACAGAGGGATGTCTCTGCGGGTCCTGATTAATTCATCTTCACTGGAACAGTTCTGTTGGGCAAATAGATGAGTGAAACAACAGAGGAACACGCGTCTAGATGTCAAGTGGTGCATGTTTTAAATTAGGACTTGGAGCTTAACTACACGGAGATCATATGGCTGAAAAACAATTCTGGGCCAATGGGTCTATATTAAGGACATAAGCCGCACATATAGCAGGCTACTTGTCTCAACTGGCCTCTGACTGCGGTTTGAGGAATGGCGGCTGCACGGGCTCACTCACAGGCTGACACACTCCCGGGGTGTTGTGGCAGATCTGGACGTTGCAGTGGAGGAAGACGTTGGTGTAAGAGCTGCCGACAAACTTGAACATTTGTATCCTGAAGGTGGCCTCCGGGCCCTGGCCGTTCTTCAGCACGCTCAGGGTCTGTTCATTGGCCAACACCGGGCAGCTACGGGGAGGGAGGCAGAGAAGTCAGGGAGGCCCGGTGAGAGTGAGACGGAAAGACCGTCGGCAAACAGATTTCAACTGATGTGATGAATTGCAAAGTTTAGAAATGTAGTAAACACGATCCAAGTGACTCGACACAGTACGAGTCCTTCTGGCATTTCTAAATCATTGTCCATTGCCTGGCTGCTGCTCAGTTCTAAATACTGCCTGGTTGTCAAGGACATGCACAGCTGTTGAAGTGAAATGCACGTGGCCTCTCAGacaggagtcacatgaccaggctCTCTCAGAGTGTCTGACCAACCCCCTGAGCAACAAATTCtcttatttctgtgtgtgtgtgtgtgtgtggaaatttGCTCACGCGCCATAATCAGGTTTCACCATAACAAAGACAAAGTATCTCAACCTATTGTATTCATACTGTTTCTGCTGCAAGATGGCACATGGAAAAGAACCGGTACAGCTGCGCTATGGGACCCCGTTTGCTCAGATTAAATAAGAAATCTTcttctgtctacctgtctccgaTGAAGGTGTACTGAATATTACTGTACGGATCGCTGGTCGGCGTGGCCCAGCATCTCTCCACACGCAGCATCAGGTGGCCCGGTATCTGCCGGATGGGAAGAGTCGAGTCATTCTTTCCGCGAGGTTATTACCTCACAACTGGGCCACAAACCGGTTATACACACTAAGTAAACATGGGAGCTCAAATTACTATCTGGTCATGGGTCGAGGGATGGATTTCCACCATTGCTAGGAACGTCCACAGCCAATTGCTTAACGTTGTGCAACGACGTGCTTCATCCACTCCAAGAATAGCTGTCAATAGTCAGAATACTTTCATGTGTGTCTCTGGACTCTCATTACATTTGACTTTTCCTTCATGGTATATCATCCAAATCACAACACATTGCTCCACATATCTACGGTGCATGTTCAGTTAAttctttattaatatattatcacTCTGTAGGGATTTAAGGTGATTTACCATGAAGACTTTCACAAAGATGTCGTCCTCCAGCGTCAGCGACGGCACCGTGGTCCACCTGTCCTCGAACGCGTCGTCTTTGTACAGCAACATCGACACGGAGAAGTTTCCGTCCTCCGTGTTCAAAGTGATGGTGCtggtccattaaaaaaaaaggattaaatTAAAGAAGGACCGcgttaaaaaacagaaaaccatTCGGAAGGAGATTAAATTCAACCCGAAGACTCACCGGATGTCGACTCTGATCATGTTCTCCCCGTTGGGCTGTTGGACCAGGTAGTTGATGGGGTAGCGGCACACGAACGTTATGTTGATATAGTTCCTCGTTATAACATCTGAATCGTTGTTGTGTATCGTGTTTATGAACATGATGTGGGACTCATCTGAGgcctgaggagaggaagataTCAGATAAAAAATAAGTGCAAAACATTTTCTGCagcagtgtttttgtttcttcctcttGACAATTCCAGAATGGATATCCACGACGCTATTCTGTGTGGGAAACACTGCAGAAATCTGCCGTGGCAAGGTAGTATGGTGgaggaaaacaacacaaaagTCAGCGGCTCAGCTGTCGTCAGCTGACGGGTAGAACTCTCTAGACGTGGCCGGTTGAACAGGCTGTGGGTCCCACCGGGCTCCTGGAGGCCTCTGGGCTCTCCGAGCGGGACCAGTGGCCCTGAGCTCCAACATGCATTTGAGACGTCTTTCACTTCCTCTTGGTAAACACACAACACCCCCACTGTGAGCGCCACTGGCAGGTCTCTGTAGCGAGCAACAGATCTCCAACACCTGCACTGAAAGCTGGGTAACAAACACCGAGGCAGCACTGAGGCTGAGGAACAACCCTGACCTTTAAACCCAACGGTTCCTTCATTTCGTCTCCCGTCAGCGGGTTCAAAAGTTACAAGGTGAAAGCGAGCTGGACAGCTGTGGCATTCCTCTCCTTTAGCAACAGCTCATCTAATCCAGAGCGGCTCGCTCTCAAACCTCGTTAACACCGGCGAGGTGGAGCGCTGCGGCGTTTCCTTCCCCGCTGAAAAGCCGCGTTAACTTTGCTTTCTCTACGAGACAAAGATCGTCATGCATTCCAGGCGAGTAATTCAAGGACACTCGCGTGCTGAAGGAGGGATatacgctcccccccccccaaaaaaaatccaagAGTGTCTTAATTGAAATAATCAGGAGGCTCGTTGGACAAATGATTTACGGCTTTCCTATTCAGAGAACGGCAACACATCATCATTTCCATGTAAATCCCGCTAATTTAGAACCCGCGAGGCCATTCAGGGCCCCGGAGGGAGAAGAAACAACCCCGCCCTTCTTTCTTTAAAACACCCCCTTCCCTTTCTCTTCACTCCTCTCCGTCTGGGCTCCGATGTATGTGCCTTTCTCCGTCCATCTTATTGTACTTGCTCCGAGCTGAATTGCATCACACCCGCCTGAACGCGGAGCCTCAGTCCCAGCTCGGGTCTTCTTCTTCAAGTTGATCTCTTGCTGTTATGTAAAGTGCGATAAATCGACTGAAGCGCCGACGTTTTTAGGCGGTGAAAAGATCCCGATTGGGAGGCCCATTTCCCACGACAACCGCAGACATCGTAAAATAGTTCGATTTAttacgatggggggggggggtaatgttgTCAATAATGGAGATCCCAAGTGTTATTTGTCTACGGCTTTTGTCGAGGGTTGTTCTAAATGTCTAGAGTTCACGTGCGGTATTTGATTAGTTGGACTCCTGCTGACACGACCAGACTGAGAAGTTCTCAAAGGCTTTAAAtgcaggaggaggggaagacgtACCATTATGGTTCCGCAGTCGGAGAGATTCGTCTTGATGCTGAAGACGTAGTCGTCTCCGACCTCGACGCCACGGCACTCCGGATCATTCAAATGCAAATCCTCAACCTAAACAGAagaatacatacatttatttatgaatcAAACTCGGAATGCACATAGTTTAGGACatgagtgaaataaataaaagctgctCACTTACATAAACTGGAGGCACCTTGTTGAGGAAGAAAGCGCTGGGGATAACGACCTCCATGTGGTCGTTGTTACAGATGACGGTGTCGTTGAGCTCTAACGGGAAGGAGAGATTAATATGTACTGTGTCATCACATTTTAATACTTATAGACAATCTGCATAACAAAAGGCCAGTTATTGATATCTAAATGTAGTCAAGGACGGGAGTATTTCCATGTTCCGTGACTTTATACTTCTACGCCAGAACATTTCAGAGGGCGATATCGTTAAGAAAGTTACTTTTCAAATAAGATTTTAACAAATATATGATGTAATGTACTTTAAAGATGAAACTACCAAAAGTAAACATCGTAGTGAAACATATCTCATGATGCTTCTTACCCCTTAATGCATCAATAACATTGTGTGGAGTCACATTTAGCCTCACAGGGTTCATTCTGCTGCATAATGAGTTCTTTTAATGTTGATACTTCTGGACTTGTGATTTAAGATTTTGattgcaggacttttacttgtattTTGCTCCTTTTGACTAAAGAAAAGCATCTGAATACTTCTTTAACTCCCGCTAAATACTTTAATTCCTAAGTATACTGCTGCTGTTGTGGAAGAAACTAGAAACTGAAGCAATAAAttatcacttaaaaaaaaaaaaaaaacagtttaagGCCCGGGAAGCACAACGTTGAACCCATAATTCGTCGATATGAAAAATTGCTCACTAATGACATTGTGAATGAATACGTCCCCCCCGACCCGTGACACTTTTCTAGTGATGTGGAGTGTGagctcaccctcctcctccggctccagATGCACCGCCGCGGTGACCATCCTCATGGTGAACAGTAACCAGGCGAGAAGAACCAAACTGGCAGGTGCCATCTTCCCGGGACGCTCCCTCTGGCTTCCTCTCCGCCACTCGGCCACTACCTTGTTGGTCCTCTTCCCCCTGAagcgctgtaaaaaaaaaaatctccccgGGGACGATCCAACCACAGCTCGCTGTCACCGCAAGACGTAGTGCCCCCCTCTTCTCTTACTCCACTCAGCAGCTCTGCTGAATGAGGAGCCTCCCTCTGGCCTTAAAACAGCAGCCTGAATGATGTGCGCACCAACAATGAGATTCCACGCATGAATAGAGGGAGTCGAGGGGAGTCCAAGGTAACACGTATGTTACCGCCTACGTCCTGTTGGTAAACATCTTACAACCGCCTCTTCCTACAGGGGAGCAGCGGCGAGTCTGGTAACCATGTGAAAGGAGGAACAACGGGGACCCGGCGCTCTTTGTCGTCGACGTCCTTTTGTCtggacgtttaaaaaaaaaaaaaaaatcttttactGGTGCGGGAATCCCAGTCAGTCGGACGAGAAGAAAGCAATTACGAGTCGAGGGCAATTCAGTTCACGACGCCAAAGACCCCGCgagtgtgtgcgtacgtgtgtgtgtgtaaatacgtGAGCAGGCAAACACAAGAACGGAAACATTATTTTCATcactttcccccaaaaaaagaagctttgaaACGAGAGAAACACAATAAAACCGCCACATCTCTCTTAAACTGGTCCAGACAATTTGGAAGTGGTAATATGAGATAATGTGGCGGAGAAGGTCTCACACTCGCTGACTTTTACGAGTTTAATTTACAAGATTACTTTCCAAGGCACtaaatcttgtgtttttttagttttgcaAATAAGTGTCCGGCCGACTTGTCCGGCTGACGGATGGCTTTGAGAAGATTGTCTCCTGCGAGAATCTCTCACCACTTCTTCAATTGTAAAAGAGAGTTGAGCTCAATGGCTTCCTGGCCGCTTCCATTTTTACACAGACGAATAAACCACGATGAAAAGCACCGGATAAAAAGAGCCGGTCACAGCAGGTCGGCGTCCTGTCAGCAGCAGATGTTTATTTCCCGATTTAAGTTGTGAAGGAACCTCAAATCGCCGCATTCAAGTTCCTCTAAAGTTGTGTATAAATCCATAAAACAGAATATTAGACGAACAACGGGCATCAAAACTGTAACAGCAGAAATAGTTATTGAATCATTAAATTCCAACTATATGACAAGAGATTAAAAACGGCAATACGATTAAGAGTCATGTAATCGGCGGTCGGATAAAatgtcttttgggggggggggggggggggaatgtatTTGATAACTTCAAGctggttttaaatatataaaaaaagtggaACGTGAAAAATCAGAGTTCTCCTCCCACCAGTAGAGAGAGCTCTCTCGACCAGCAGGTGGTCCTCCATTGCCGTCCAGGTGTGCAGTCACTCCAGATGTTCTGCGTCTTCAGTAAACAGATCCGCCAGGTCGGCGACGGTCAGCACGGCCGCCTCCGAGTGCTTCATGGTCGTGCTGGTGTGGCtggaatttaaataaaaaacgtcAGCCGTCATCTTGCCTCTGAATTTATTggttttaaatatctttttaaatgtctttattccGTGAGTATCGTCACCTTTTGTCCGCGGTCTTCAGCATCGCCTGCATCCTCTCTTCGATGGTGGATTTGATGAGGAATTTGTGAACAAACGTCGGCCTGGCGGACAGAGAACAACTGAagttacacaacatgtacaaaaCAGCGGCGGTAgaacattaaaacatatactGGGCGTGATTTGAAACCATAAAACCTCAAAATCACCaacaaacatgaaaaaaaaactgcatGTGCGTCGAAGACATCGATACATAaatcgatccccccccccccgggcgtCTCACTTAGTTTGTCCGATGCGGTGCACTCGGCCTACGGCCTGCAGCTCGTGGGCGGGGTTGAGGATCGGCTCCACCAGCAGCACGTGCGTCGCCTCGATGATGTTCAGGCCGTTGGAGCCGGTGtggaggggcaggaggaggatgttgaTCTTCTCTTCGTATTTGAAGGAGCACAGATTCTCCTGGACGAGAGAAGTCGGCACAAACGGACAAAATGATTCACGCCGAGCGCCCGATGTGAGCTCAAGATGCAGGCGACGTCTCGTCAGGGTTCAATACGGCTAAATATATCGGAAGTAGATCTAAGCGACTTTTTAGCTGCAATGATTGGAcctgtgtcctcgtattgtattttatattttatatagtgttgttaccttcgcattgaaaatgcggaaggttatgttttgatcgccatttatttatttgtatgcgtgttcctcgcatcacaaaaaaagttttaaaccgaatcgcatgaaatttggtgggatgattggttattatccggggaccatttgattagattttgggatcgatcgggtcaaaggtcaaggccatgaaaaggtcaaaatcttcttgaatcgcatgaaatttggtgggattggttattatccggggaccatttgattagattttgggatcaatcgggtcaacggtcaaggtcatggaaaggtcaaaatcttctttttaccatagcacggtcaatttctatccaattggaatgcaactaatgccaatgttcataattcaatgcccaatcttgtgatatgcgaaggtatgcgctccaccgagtgcccgttctagttgtatttgtgtttttattttaatggacGTATGAGTCTGGaatgaagaaatatatataagcgTTTTTAATGTGCTAATAGACATTTTGTTACAGTAttctatataaaaaaaattcattcTGAAGAAGCACGTTTTCAGtgttaaacccccccccccccacgaagGATCACACGGTGCCATAATGTAGCAGTTTTATAACTCATCCAAACTCTTGAACTATTCTCTTACatcaacaatttaaaaaatgataattGGATACTTTTTAGGCTTTTTACATACTTTTTACATATTAGTTCCACATCAAAACTATGGTCAATATGAGTCTCAGATGtgaaataattatttctaaaaaAGGGTGttgcattatatttatatatccgtCCGTCTGCAGGATCTCTCACACACTTCAGAGTTGATTTCCATGAAGTGTCCAGAGGAGACGGCCTCGAGGCAAAAGACACATGAGAAGTCATCAGTGCTGAGCTGCACCTGGTATGTCCTTCATTGTCGGATTAATACAATGTTCTTATCCGGAAAATAAGAGTTGTAGGAATGATGTGTGTGGGTGAAGGTGCACGTGTAAAGTATGTGGACgttgttaagaatataaaaatacatgcaTTATACTCTATGTACGTGTAAAGCATTAAGGCCCTGGACAGAGAGGAAcagcacatacacaccca of the Pseudoliparis swirei isolate HS2019 ecotype Mariana Trench chromosome 11, NWPU_hadal_v1, whole genome shotgun sequence genome contains:
- the si:dkeyp-110a12.4 gene encoding uromodulin, which codes for MAPASLVLLAWLLFTMRMVTAAVHLEPEEEELNDTVICNNDHMEVVIPSAFFLNKVPPVYVEDLHLNDPECRGVEVGDDYVFSIKTNLSDCGTIMASDESHIMFINTIHNNDSDVITRNYINITFVCRYPINYLVQQPNGENMIRVDIRTITLNTEDGNFSVSMLLYKDDAFEDRWTTVPSLTLEDDIFVKVFMIPGHLMLRVERCWATPTSDPYSNIQYTFIGDSCPVLANEQTLSVLKNGQGPEATFRIQMFKFVGSSYTNVFLHCNVQICHNTPGVCQPNCSSEDELIRTRRDIPLSHTVSYGPIRRLLGGEKPSLNAGRYPHVETFVLGGLLVVLLLVTGVFGKLWLRSRRFYPARDAQLTLSNMQHLSEVAS